One genomic segment of Belonocnema kinseyi isolate 2016_QV_RU_SX_M_011 chromosome 2, B_treatae_v1, whole genome shotgun sequence includes these proteins:
- the LOC117182847 gene encoding zinc finger protein 208-like, protein MKKDIFPTNQLPLLKEKKIQEPELEPDRKYKCEKCARTYKNKPSLVTHKKFDCDVVPQFRCKLCDKRFKRKFHMNAHVNRVHHNTNSNKSELRHECNMCSRSYTLLRNLNRHKYVEHSEVKTRFICDYCGYKANWKSHLSTHITASHLKTSKPRYNCNKCSRSYASPNGLSRHKSLAHVLVEPHFICDFCGFKTISKSSLSRHIIASHLMTSKTRHHCNECSKSYVWLSALNQHKRLAHSECKPNFFCHYCEHKTNLKSSLLRHITLRHLKYCDDTLEIKDEIIFDGKSRSGLSEDQEVHHSLHFKNNKKDLTCVIEYSSDDTMTIKDEIIFDDRETTIRTCNERYEPKLCVYIKKDIFPTNQLPIRKEKKIQESELESYKKYKCEKCARTYKKKQSLVTHKKFECDVVPQFGCKLCDKRFKRKFHVNAHVNRVHHNANSNKSELRHKCNMCPRSYTLLRNLSQHKHVEHAAVKTRFICDYCGYKTKWKSHLSTHITVSHLKTSKPRHNCNKCSRSYASVHEKLRSALPEDQAVYQNLLFKKKEEDFNCVVEYGIDDTLEIKEEIIDDPETAIRKCTEKYEPRLRVYIRNDIFPINELPIRKEKKIQESQLELDRKYKCDKCARVYKKKYSLVAHKKFECDVVPQFGCKLCDKRFKRKFHMNAHVNRVHHNANSNKSKLRHKCNMCPRSYTLLRNLSQHKHVEHAAVVKKFNCDCCGFKTNLKSSLSRHIIASHLMTSKTRHHCNECSKSYVWLSALNQHKRLVHSEFKPNFFCHYCEHKTNQKSSLLRHIALRHLKQ, encoded by the exons atgaaaaaggatatttttccTACTAACCAACTGCCGCTTCTTAAGGAAAAGAAAATTCAGGAACCAGAACTGGAACCAGACAGGAAATACAAATGCGAAAAGTGTGCCCGAACGTACAAAAATAAACCCAGTTTGGTCACtcataaaaaattcgattgtgacGTCGTTCCACAGTTCAGATGTAAACTCTGCGACAAGcgatttaaacgaaaatttcacATGAATGCCCATGTAAATCGCGTGCATCATAACACAAACTCAAATAAGTCGGAATTGAGGCATGAATGTAATATGTGTTCTCGAAGTTACACTTTGCTCAGAAATTTAAATCGGCATAAATATGTAGAACATTCAGAAGTCAAAACACGATTTATTTGCGACTATTGTGGCTATAAAGCGAATTGGAAAAGTCACTTGTCAACGCACATTACTGCTTCTCACTTAAAGACGTCGAAACCAAGGTATAATTGTAACAAATGTTCACGAAGTTATGCTTCACCAAACGGTTTAAGTCGACATAAAAGCTTAGCACATGTATTAGTCGAACCACACTTCATTTGCGATTTTTgtggatttaaaacaatttcgaaaagtaGCTTGTCAAGGCACATTATTGCTAGTCACCTAATGACATCAAAAACAAGGCATCATTGTAACGAATGTTCAAAAAGTTATGTTTGGTTAAGTGCACTAAATCAGCATAAACGTTTAGCCCACTCAGAATGtaaaccaaatttcttttgccACTATTGTGAACACAAAACGAATCTGAAAAGTAGCTTGTTAAGACACATTACTTTACGCCATCTGAAATA CTGTGACGATACTTTGGAGATCAAGGACGAAATTATTTTTGATG gaaaatcaaGGAGTGGACTTTCAGAAGACCAGGAAGTACACCACAGtctacatttcaaaaataataaaaaggatttGACTTGCGTAATTGAATATAGCAGTGACGATACTATGACGATCAAGGACGAAATTATTTTTGATG ATCGAGAGACTACAATCCGTACGTGTAATGAAAGATATGAGCCAAAATTGTGCGTATAtataaaaaaggatatttttcctACTAACCAACTGCCGATCCGTAAGGAAAAGAAAATTCAGGAATCAGAACTGGAATCGTACAAGAAGTACAAATGCGAAAAGTGTGCTCGAACCTACAAAAAGAAACAGAGTTTGGTTACtcataaaaaattcgaatgcgACGTTGTTCCACAGTTCGGATGTAAACTCTGCGACAAGcgatttaaacgaaaatttcacGTGAATGCCCATGTAAATCGCGTGCATCATAACGCAAACTCAAATAAGTCGGAATTGAGGCATAAATGTAATATGTGTCCTCGAAGTTACACTTTACTCAGAAATTTAAGTCAGCATAAACATGTAGAACATGCAGCAGTCAAAACACGATTTATTTGCGATTATTGCGGCTACAAAACGAAATGGAAAAGTCACTTGTCAACGCACATTACTGTTTCTCATTTAAAGACGTCGAAACCAAGGCATAATTGTAACAAATGTTCAAGAAGTTATGCTTCAGTACACG AGAAACTAAGGAGTGCTCTTCCAGAAGACCAAGCAGTATACCAGaatctactatttaaaaaaaaagaagaggatTTTAATTGCGTAGTTGAATATGGCATTGACGACACTTTGGAAATCAAGGAAGAAATTATCGATG ATCCAGAGACTGCAATTCGTAAATGTACTGAAAAATATGAGCCAAGATTACGCGTATATATAAGGAACGATATTTTTCCTATTAACGAACTTCCGATCCGTAAGGAAAAGAAAATTCAGGAATCACAGCTGGAACTGGACAGAAAGTACAAATGCGATAAGTGTGCTCGGGTCTATAAAAAGAAATACAGTTTAGTTGCacataaaaaattcgaatgcgACGTTGTTCCACAGTTCGGATGTAAACTTTGCGACAAGcgatttaaacgaaaatttcacATGAATGCCCATGTAAATCGCGTGCATCATAACGCAAACTCAAATAAGTCGAAATTGAGGCATAAATGTAATATGTGTCCTCGAAGTTACACTTTGCTCAGAAATTTAAGTCAGCATAAACATGTAGAACATGCAGCagtcgtaaaaaaatttaattgcgatTGTTGtggattcaaaacaaatttaaagagtAGCTTGTCAAGACACATTATTGCTAGTCACTTAATGACATCGAAAACGAGGCATCATTGTAACGAATGTTCAAAAAGTTATGTTTGGTTAAGTGCTTTAAATCAGCATAAACGTTTAGTCCACTcagaatttaaaccaaatttcttttgccACTATTGTGAACACAAAACGAATCAGAAAAGCAGCTTGTTAAGACACATTGCTTTGCGCCACTTGAAACAATAA
- the LOC117168348 gene encoding zinc finger protein 718-like, which produces MTIKDEIIFDDRETTIRTCNERYEPKLCVYIKKDIFPTNQLPIRKEKKIQESELESYKKYKCEKCARTYKKKQSLVTHKKFECDVVPQFGCKLCDKRFKRKFHVNAHVNRVHHNANSNKSELRHKCNMCPRSYTLLRNLSQHKHVEHAAVKTRFICDYCGYKTKWKSHLSTHITVSHLKTSKPRHNCNKCSRSYASVHGLNRHKSIEHALVVRKFICDFCGFKTNLKSSLSRHIIASHLMTSKTRHHCNECSKSYVWLSALNQHKRLVHSEFKPNFFCHYCEHKTNQKSSLLRHIALRHLKQ; this is translated from the exons ATGACGATCAAGGACGAAATTATTTTTGATG ATCGAGAGACTACAATCCGTACGTGTAATGAAAGATATGAGCCAAAATTGTGCGTATAtataaaaaaggatatttttcctACTAACCAACTGCCGATCCGTAAGGAAAAGAAAATTCAGGAATCAGAACTGGAATCGTACAAGAAGTACAAATGCGAAAAGTGTGCTCGAACCTACAAAAAGAAACAGAGTTTGGTTACtcataaaaaattcgaatgcgACGTTGTTCCACAGTTCGGATGTAAACTCTGCGACAAGcgatttaaacgaaaatttcacGTGAATGCCCATGTAAATCGCGTGCATCATAACGCAAACTCAAATAAGTCGGAATTGAGGCATAAATGTAATATGTGTCCTCGAAGTTACACTTTACTCAGAAATTTAAGTCAGCATAAACATGTAGAACATGCAGCAGTCAAAACACGATTTATTTGCGATTATTGCGGCTACAAAACGAAATGGAAAAGTCACTTGTCAACGCACATTACTGTTTCTCATTTAAAGACGTCGAAACCAAGGCATAATTGTAACAAATGTTCAAGAAGTTATGCTTCAGTACACGGTTTGAATCGGCATAAAAGTATAGAACACGCATTAGTCGTACGAAAATTTATTTGCGATTTTTGtggtttcaaaacaaatttaaagagtAGCTTGTCAAGACACATTATTGCTAGTCACTTAATGACATCGAAAACAAGGCATCATTGTAACGAATGTTCAAAAAGTTATGTTTGGTTAAGTGCTTTAAATCAGCATAAACGTTTAGTCCACTCAGAATTTAAACCGAATTTCTTTTGCCACTATTGTGAACACAAAACGAATCAGAAAAGTAGCTTGTTAAGACACATTGCTTTGCGCCACTTGAAACAATAG
- the LOC117182848 gene encoding zinc finger protein 431-like, translating into MVDHHSQLYYAAKVSSKSLSKVKPRGALSADQAVQHNLLLKNNPNNLACAIQYNIDDTLEIKEENVDDQETTISKGIENYEPKLRVYIKKDIFPTDQLPIRKEKKIQESELELDRKYKCEKCARTYKKKHSLVTHKKLECDVMPQFRCKFCDKRFKRKFHMKTHVNHVHHKKNLNKSALRHECNMCSRSYFSLNSLNRHKRLEHASVIPHFICDYCEHKTNQKSSLLKHIMSRHLK; encoded by the exons tgaagCCAAGGGGTGCTCTTTCAGCAGACCAAGCAGTACAGCacaatttactattaaaaaataatccaaataatTTGGCTTGCGCAATTCAATACAACATTGACGACACTTTGGAAATCAAGGAAGAAAATGTTGATG aTCAAGAGACTACCATTTCTAAAGGTATTGAAAATTATGAGCCAAAATTGCGCGTATAcataaaaaaggatatttttcctACTGACCAACTGCCGATCCGTAAGGAAAAGAAAATTCAGGAATCAGAACTGGAACTGGACAGGAAGTACAAATGCGAAAAGTGTGCCCGAACCTATAAAAAGAAACACAGTTTAGTTACTCATAAAAAATTGGAATGCGACGTTATGCCACAGTTCAGATGTAAATTTTGTGACAAGCGATTTAAACGAAAATTCCACATGAAGACCCATGTAAATCACGTGCATCacaagaaaaacttaaataagtCGGCATTGCGACATGAATGCAACATGTGTTCTCGAAGTTATTTTTCGCTAAACAGTTTAAATCGGCACAAGCGTCTAGAACACGCATCAGTCATACCACATTTCATTTGCGACTATTGTGAACACAAAACGAATCAGAAAAGTAGCTTGTTAAAACACATTATGTCACGCCATCTGAAATAA